The DNA region AGACATTTCGGAACGACGCTGGATTGCGAGTTTTATAACTACGAATAGCGTCGTGAGAATAGGCAGCCCTGCGAGGCGTTCCCTAATACGAGCAGGGCTGACCGTGTCGAGATAAACATGAACTCAAAGTTTTGTTCGCCGAGTTCTTATTCTTAAAAAGAATTTTCAATTAATAAATATTCGTGTATCATTGTCCCTATGCTTAAACACTTAGAGGTAATAGTTACAGGTCGCGTACAACTAGTTATGTATCGCGATTTTGCGCAGAGAAAGGCAAGGAAACTTGGAATAGTTGGTACAGTTCAAAATTTGAAAGATGGTTCAGTATCCGTAGTAGCAGAAGGTGATGAAGAAGTCTTGAATAAATACATTTCTTATCTCAAAAAAGGTTCAGTTTTATCAAAAGTTGATGAAGTTAAAGTGAATTGGGGAAAACCTACTGGAACTTTTTCTGATTTTTTGATAATCTACTAACTTCAATGGACTCAATAAAAACAAAAAAACCGATTTGTATCGGCTTTATAATGGATGGAAACAGACGCTGGACAGGGAAAAGTGGCGTAAAGAGTATTGAAGGTCATTCGGAGGGTTATAAGAAATTAAAAGAAGTTTTGGGCTGGGTCAAAGAAGCTGGTGTGAATGACGCTATTGTCTATGCTTTTTCTACGGAAAA from Candidatus Paceibacterota bacterium includes:
- a CDS encoding acylphosphatase produces the protein MLKHLEVIVTGRVQLVMYRDFAQRKARKLGIVGTVQNLKDGSVSVVAEGDEEVLNKYISYLKKGSVLSKVDEVKVNWGKPTGTFSDFLIIY